Proteins found in one Homalodisca vitripennis isolate AUS2020 chromosome 4, UT_GWSS_2.1, whole genome shotgun sequence genomic segment:
- the LOC124359125 gene encoding facilitated trehalose transporter Tret1-like, with the protein MELNGLQSGDRHSDGATQCLVSQESPYRTTTMAGHSRSNLYLACVAANIASFSIGNCFTWTSPTLPRLLEDNDILRITDDQSAWIGSLIAFGAIFGPLLAGALVNTVGRKWAITLSVVCITVSWVMLLFARTLWLMYTARVVAGMGGGIIYTVVPMYVAETAEDEIRGALGSMLAFFLCTGFLLAYLVGPYVSYTVLILASLVAPVTFLVVFPAFMPETPYFLLQNGKEVEAYKSLSWLRKGASAEDVKKELHTMKVSVEATLQESGTLSDLFSTTGNRKGLLLSCGLVAGQQLSGINVVLFYAESIFRMTGSDLSPSLSSTIVAVILILSAGIAAPLVKKFGMKWLLIISAIGMGVFQGLLGFYFYLLHINTDVSSLGWLPIFSLIGYITLYAIGFGPLPWAVMAEMFPTNVKAVGSALTASFCWVIGFLMTKFFVDVSVSLGQYISFWMFTFFCILMTFFTIFLLPDTRGMSFDEIQDILNNRRRGNS; encoded by the exons ATGGAGCTGAACGGTCTACAGTCTGGGGACAGGCACAGTGATGGAGCTACACAATGTCTGGTCTCACAAGAGTCCCCATACCGCACAACAACCATGGCCGGACACTCTCGTTCAAACCTCTACCTTGCCTGTGTTGCCG cgaACATTGCTTCATTTTCAATCGGCAACTGTTTCACATGGACTTCTCCGACTCTGCCACGATTGCTAGAGGATAATGATATCTTGCGCATCACAGATGATCAGTCGGCTTGGATTGGCTCCCTCATTGCCTTTGGAGCAATCTTTGGCCCACTGCTGGCAGGAGCTCTGGTCAACACAGTGGGTCGCAAATGGGCCATCACCCTGTCTGTCGTCTGCATCACTGTTAGCTGGGTGATGTTGCTGTTCGCTCGAACCCTGTGGCTCATGTACACAGCAAGGGTGGTGGCCGGTATGGGTGGTGGAATCATATATACTGTGGTGCCCATGTATGTGGCAGAAACTGCAGAG GATGAAATTAGAGGTGCATTGGGCTCGATGTTGGCATTCTTCCTCTGTACAGGATTCCTCCTAGCCTACCTAGTGGGACCTTACGTCTCATATACTGTGCTGATACTGGCGTCTCTAGTGGCTCCTGTTACGTTTCTTGTGGTATTCCCTGCTTTCATGCCAGAGACTCCTTACTTCCTGCTGCAAAATGGGAAAGAAGTGGAAGCTTACAAGAGCCTCTCGTGGTTAAGGAAGGGAGCTTCCGCTGAAGATGTCAAAAAAGAACTCCATACCATGAAG GTGTCAGTGGAGGCAACATTACAGGAGTCCGGCACTCTCAGTGATCTGTTCTCCACGACAGGAAACCGCAAGGGACTGCTGTTATCCTGTGGTCTAGTGGCAGGTCAGCAGCTGAGCGGCATCAATGTTGTCCTGTTCTACGCTGAGAGTATTTTCCGCATGACAGGCTCTGACTTGTCTCCCTCGCTCAGCTCGACTATAGTAGCAGTTATCCTCATCTTATCAGCAGGCATTGCTGCCCCCCTAGTTAAGAAGTTTGGGATGAAATGGCTTCTTATTATCTCTGCTATTGGAATGGGAGTCTTTCAG GGCCTACTAGGTTTCTATTTCTACCTCCTCCACATAAACACTGACGTGTCTTCACTTGGCTGGTTGCCCATCTTCAGTCTCATTGGTTACATAACCCTTTATGCTATTG GTTTCGGGCCACTACCATGGGCAGTCATGGCTGAGATGTTTCCCACCAACGTGAAGGCTGTGGGATCAGCACTTACAGCCTCCTTCTGCTGGGTCATCGGCTTCCTCATGACCAAGTTCTTTGTTGATGTCTCTGTCTCTCTTGGCCAGTACATTAGCTTCTGGATGTTCACTTTTTTCTGTATCCTCATGACGTTCTTTACAATCTTCTTGCTTCCTGATACCAGAGGGATGTCTTTTGATGAGATCCAAGATATTCTTAATAACCGTCGGAGAGGGAATAGTTAG